One Gemmatimonadaceae bacterium DNA segment encodes these proteins:
- a CDS encoding uracil-DNA glycosylase: MNARERLRAYLEQRRELGESEMLLDALGVDDVMRMLGALPGDGGATAAVPAAAPRPVPTRAAPRDDAAAVAPDRPVAPPRAGDDGPRPPREAREPGAPVEQGDDWREMMQRLQSAAPARPVPAAPESLPAAADDAPPPPRKTGTLALQEGAVFPRGLRVERPPLIGVDPGAAWQSIDAVNVAIAACKACDLVRTATQPVPGIGNPLAEVLVVGEAPGEKEDLRGEPFVGPAGELLDKILGAIQLDRTTIYICNVLKHRPPGNRTPTPEEVRACAPFLQRQVDLVQPKLILAFGASAAQALLGTKLGIGQLRQQLHWYQGIPLVATYHPAALLRNDAWKRPTWEDVKLARRVLDATLRA; encoded by the coding sequence GTGAACGCCCGCGAGCGCCTCCGCGCCTACCTCGAGCAGCGCCGCGAACTTGGCGAATCGGAGATGCTGCTCGATGCGCTCGGCGTGGACGACGTGATGCGCATGCTCGGCGCCCTTCCGGGCGACGGGGGCGCCACTGCGGCTGTGCCCGCGGCCGCACCACGCCCTGTCCCGACCCGTGCAGCGCCGCGCGACGATGCAGCGGCCGTCGCACCGGACCGGCCTGTCGCGCCACCGCGCGCAGGGGATGACGGCCCGAGGCCGCCACGCGAAGCGCGTGAACCGGGTGCACCGGTGGAGCAGGGCGACGACTGGCGCGAGATGATGCAGCGCCTGCAATCCGCGGCCCCCGCCCGACCCGTGCCGGCAGCCCCGGAGTCGTTGCCTGCCGCGGCAGACGACGCGCCGCCGCCGCCGCGCAAGACCGGCACGCTCGCACTGCAGGAGGGCGCCGTCTTCCCGCGCGGGCTCCGCGTGGAGCGGCCCCCCCTGATCGGCGTGGACCCGGGTGCCGCGTGGCAGTCGATCGATGCCGTAAACGTCGCCATCGCCGCCTGCAAGGCGTGTGACCTTGTGCGCACGGCGACGCAGCCCGTCCCGGGCATCGGGAACCCGCTGGCCGAGGTCCTCGTGGTGGGCGAGGCGCCCGGCGAGAAGGAGGACCTGCGCGGGGAGCCGTTCGTGGGACCGGCCGGCGAACTCCTCGACAAGATCCTGGGGGCGATCCAGCTCGATCGCACCACGATCTACATCTGCAACGTCCTGAAGCACCGCCCGCCCGGCAACCGCACCCCCACGCCGGAGGAGGTGCGCGCCTGCGCCCCCTTCCTGCAGCGGCAGGTGGACCTGGTCCAGCCGAAGCTGATCCTCGCCTTCGGCGCGTCCGCCGCGCAGGCGCTCCTCGGCACTAAACTTGGGATAGGCCAGCTGCGCCAGCAGTTGCACTGGTACCAGGGGATTCCGCTCGTCGCCACCTATCACCCGGCCGCCCTCCTGCGCAACGACGCGTGGAAGCGGCCTACGTGGGAAGATGTCAAGCTTGCTCGACGCGTTCTCGACGCGACCCTCCGCGCCTGA